The Hymenobacter oligotrophus genome segment ACCAGGGCCGCAACCTCGCTGCCGTGGTGCTGGCCTCCGATGGGCTGGCCAACCAAGGCCGCCCGCCCGTGTACGCCGACTTCACCTACCCGATTTACCCGCTGGCCCTGGGCGACACCGTGCCGCGCCGCGACCTGCGCGTAACGGATTTGCGCTACAACCGCGTGGCCTTTTCGGGCAACCGATTCCCCGTCGAGGCCGAGATTGGCTTCGACGGATTCGGCAGCGGATCGGCCAACGTGCTCATTCGCGAAAACGGCCGCGTATTGGCTCGCCAAACGGTGCAGCTCAACCCCAACCGCCGCCTGCAGCGCATTCAATTTCAGCTGACGGCGGCCGCGCCCGGCAAACACCGCTACGAAGTATTCGTGGAGCAGCAGCCCGGCGAGTTCACCTTGCTCAACAACGCGCGCAACGCCTACGTGGAGGTGGTAAAAGGCCGCCTGCGCGTGCTGCTGGCCGGCGCTGTGCCCCACCCCGACCTCAAGGCTCTGCGGGCCGCGCTTATCCAGAACGACAACTTCGAGGTTACGCTCGTGCTGCCCGGCATTGCGCCGCTGCGCGCCAACCAGGATTACGATGTGGCCGTGCTGCACCAGCTGCCCAGCCGCACCGCCGAGGGCCGCGACATTGTGCAGTACGTGCGCACGCGCCGTTTGCCGGCCCTCTACATCCTGGGTGCCCAATCCGACCTAGGCGCCTACAACAACCTAGGCACCGGCGTGCGCGTGAGCGGGGGCTCCGGTTCCGAGGCTTCGCCAGTGCTCAACCCCAATTTCACGCGTTTTACTTTGGATGTTGGTGTGGCCTCGCGCCTGGCCGATTACCCGCAAGTGCCCGTTACGGGCACGCCGCAGCTGGGCGGGGGCGCCGAGGTAATTCTGCGCCAGCAAGTAAACGGCACCCGCACCAACCGCCCGCTGCTGGTGGTGGCGGGCCAGGCCGGCCAACGGCAGGCCACCTTGCTCACCGATGGCAGCTGGCAATGGCGCCTCGAAGAAGCGGCCACCCACGACGACCGCCCCACTGCTTACGATGGCCTGATGACGCGCCTGCTGCAACTGCTCACGCAGGATAGCCGCCGCAAGCGCCTGGATGTGTACCCCACGCAAGACGCCTTCAACACCACCGACGAGGTAACCCTAGGGGCCGAAACGTACAACGCCGTGTTCGAGCGCGTGTACGGGCAGCGCATTGCGCTTACGCTCACCGACGAGCAGAACCGCCCGCGCACGTTCAGCTTTACCAACCGCGAAAACGGCGGCCCCCTGAACCTAGGCACCTTGCCCGGCGGGCTCTACCGCTACACGGCCCGCGCTACCGTGGCCGGCCAAGCCCAGGAAGACCGCGGCGAACTGCTGGTGCAAGAGCAACAGCTGGAAGCCGCCGCCTCTCGCGCCGACCACAACATGCTTTATCAACTGGCCCAGCGCAGCGGCGGCCGCCTCTACTACCCCGCGCAATTGCAACAGCTTGAGCAGCAGTTGCTACAAGCCAAGTTCAAGCCGGTGCTCTACACGCAGGAGGATCTGAAAGACCTGATCGACGAGAAATGGCTGTTTTTTCTGCTGCTCGCGCTGGCTACGGCCGAGTGGACTATTAGGCGGTACTCGGGGAGTATCTAATTTCGCCTTCAACTTTTCCGGCTGTCATCCTGAGCCCCGCGAAGGACCTTTACACGGCAGCTACTAACTATCATAACGTCGTCGTGCAGCCGTAATAAGGTCCTTCGCGGGGCTCAGGATAACACGCTAAACAAAGAAGAATTATACATGGACTACCCTACCGCCCTCGAACGCCTCCAACGCCACGCCGGCACCTCCAAGCACAAGTCCTCGTCCGATGATTTTCTGCACACGCTGTTCCTGATCAGCGACAAGAAAGCATTCAAACCGGTGCAGCCGCTGGCCGAGAATATTTTAGAGTGCTTCGAAGCAGTAAACAAGCACCTCAACGGCGAACAGCCTTCGGAAGCAGCCGACGAGGCCAAAGCCCAGACCATCGACCGGGCGTTGGTGTATGCCGTGAACAACCTGCTGACCACCGGCCGCAAGTACGCCGCGTGGGTAGAGCAGGAATCGGGTTTTGAGGTGGCCGACGTGCAGGAAATGCGCCGCGCCGTGCAGGCCATTGAGTTGGGCTGGAACTTTGTGCTGGCCGGCGAGTTCGACGACATTCGCCGCGAGGTAGCCGCCTGGCTGGAATAAGCCGCTCGCCGCGTGGTTCGGAGTGGTCCTCCGCTGGCGGGTCAAGGCTGCCACTCTTCAACACCCTTTAGAGCACCTAGGGATTGATTTGTGTCAGCAGCCCCACACCGGTATTGTGTGCTACCATCCGCAACGCCGTACCTTTGTGGTTATATGCGCTACATCCTCGTCAACAAACCCTTCGAAGTCCTGCCCCAGTTTACCGACGAGGCCGGCCGTGCCACCCTTAAGCAGTTCGTGGCCGTGCCCGACGTGTACCCCGTCGGCCGCCTCGATTACGACTCGGAGGGCCTGATGCTGCTCACCGACGACAAGCAAATGCAGTTTCGGTTGGCCGAGCCGCGCTACAAAGTGCCCAAAACCTACTGGGTGCAGGTAGAAGGCGTACCCACCGACGAAGCCCTGGAGCAGTTGCGCCGCGGCGTGCAAATTAAAGACGGCTTTACGGCGCCGGCCCAAGTGCGCCTGCTGCCCGAGGTGCCGGAGCAGGTATGGGAACGCAGCAAGCCCGTACGTTTCCGGGCCAATATCCCGACGAGCTGGATTGAGCTGACCATATCGGAAGGCATGAACCGCCAAGTGCGCAAAATGACCGCCGCCGTGGGCTTCCCCACGCTGCGCCTCATCCGGGCTGGCATTGCCACGCTCACGCTCAGCAACCTAGCCCCCGGCCAATGGCGCGAGCTGGTGGCAACCGAAATTCAGGAGCTTAAGCAGCTGACCGCAGCCAACTTACCCGGCGAAACCGCTCCGGCCCGCAAGAAGCCCACCGAGCGTTACGACCCCAACTTCGAGCAAAAGGTAGCCGCCCGCAAAGCGGCCCAGGCAGCCCGCGCAGGCGGCAAGTTTGGCTTCTCGCGCGGCCCTAAAAGTGCCGGCGGTGGTCGTTCGGCTGGTGGGCCAGGTGCATCGGGTGGTCGTTCGGCTGGTGCGGCGCCTCGCGGTAGCAAACCCACAGGCGGCAGCACTGCGCCGCGCCCGGGCGGCAAGCCGGCGGGCCCAGGCCGCTCAGGCAACGGTCGCTCATCAGCAACGGGCCGGGGCACGCGTGGTTCGCGCTAGCCAACCAGCCTCCAAACGGCGCCGCTTGTACTGGCTGGTACGGGCGGCGCTGTTGCTTTTTGTACTTGCCAACGTAGTTGCGTTCAACCACGCATGGCGCTTCACACACTTTTCGGCGGAGGTTGGTCGCCACACGGCCAATCCGGAGCAGCTTTCACTTGCTGAAAAGCTGTGGGTGCTGGCAACGGGCATTTGCAACCCCAAGCCCGTGAATGCCGGCTTGCCCGCGTTTGCTTATCGCACGGTTAAAATCAGCAGCCCCAACGGCCGGCTCGAAAGCTGGTACAGCCCAGTGCCGCAGGCACGCGGCACCGTGGCGCTGTTCCACGGCTACACCAGCGACAAATCGCGCCTGCTCCGCGAAGCGGCCTACTTCCGCCACCTAGGATACTCGGTGCTGCTCACCGATTTTGCCGGTGCCGGCGGCTCCGAGGGCTACCGCATAACCGTAGGTTACCGCGAGGCCTACGATGTGGCGGCGGCAGTGCGCTGGCTGCAACTGCAATACCCTAGGCAATGCATTGTGCTGTACGGTGTGAGCATGGGCGCCGTAGCTATTCTGCGGGCCGAAAGCGAACTGGGCGTGCAAGCCGCGGCCAACATTATTGAGTGCCCTTACGGCAGCATGCTGCAAACGGCGCAAAACCGGTTTGCCTTCATGGGCATACCGGCATTCCCGATGGCCAACTTGCTGGTGTTCTGGGGTGGTGTGCAAAACGGTTTCTGGGCCTACGGCCTCTCTGCCGAAGCCTACGCCGCAAACATCAAAACGCCCACGCTGCTGATGTGGGGCACCGCCGACCCGCGCGTAACCCGCCAGGAAACCGATGCTGTCTTCGCGGCCCTAGGTGGCCCCAAGCAGCGCCACGACTTTGCAGGCAGTGGGCACGAGCCCTATTGGCGCAAGCACGAAGCTGAGTGGCGGCGTACAACTGAAGAGTTTTTGCTTCGCACCGGTACTGCAGCGGCCAGCACCAATTGAGTTAAGCTGCGCTACGCTGAACATCTGTCGGCTTGGGTTTGCCGTAAGACAACTTTCGTCAGCAGCGGGCCAACTCAGCCAAAGCCCCGGTGACAATCTGACAGCCAAAACGACAGGTTTTGGCCTTGGTACGCTGCTTGTAACTAGCCCCGCAGCCGTCCGCACCTAGGGCAGCTTGCTTAACTAAGACACCTTCACTCCTACTCATCCATACCAATGGGAAAGATTATCGGTATTGACCTCGGCACGACCAACTCGTGCGTGGCCGTAATGGAAGGCAACGAACCGGTTGTAATTCCGAACAGCGAAGGCCGCCGTACGACGCCGTCGATTGTGGCCTTTCTCGATAATGGCAAAGGCGAACGTAAGGTAGGCGACCCTGCCAAGCGCCAGGCTATTACCAACCCGCATAACACCATCCAGTCGATCAAGCGCTTCATGGGCCGCCGTTTCTCGGAAGTAACCGAGGAAACCAAGCACGTGGCGTACCAGCTGGCCAGCGGCTCGAACAACACCGTGGGCGTGCAAATCGGCGACCGTCAGTACACCCCGCAGGAAATTTCGGCCATGGTGCTTCAGAAGATGAAGCAAACCGCCGAAGACTACCTCGGCCAGCCCGTAACCGAAGCGGTTATTACCGTGCCGGCTTACTTCAACGACGCCCAGCGCCAGGCCACCAAAGAAGCCGGTGCCATTGCGGGCCTCGATGTGAAGCGCATCATCAACGAGCCCACGGCCGCTGCCCTGGCCTACGGCCTCGACAAAGACCACTCGAACCACAAAGTGGCCGTGTACGACCTCGGCGGTGGTACGTTTGATATTTCCATCCTCGAGCTCGACAACGGCGTGTTTGAGGTGTTGAGCACCAACGGCGACACCCACCTAGGTGGCGACGACTTCGACCAGGTTATCATCAACTTCCTGGCCGATCAGTTTGCCTCCGAAAACGAAGGCATGGACCTGCGCAAAGACGCCATGGCCCTGCAGCGTTTGAAGGAAGCCGCCGAGAAAGCCAAGATTGAGCTGTCGTCGTCGACGGAAACGGAAATCAACCTGCCCTACATCACCGCTACGGCTACCGGCCCCAAGCACTTGGTGGTGAAGCTGAGCCGCGCCAAGTTCGAGCAGCTGGCCGATTCGCTGATTCGCCGCTCGATGGAACCGGTGCGCAAGGCCCTGCAAGACGCCGGTTTGTCGGCCTCGGATATCAACGACGTGATTCTGGTAGGTGGCTCCACCCGCATTCCGCGCATCCAGGAAGAGGTAGAGAAGTTCTTCGGCAAGAAGCCTTCGAAGGGCGTTAACCCCGACGAGGTAGTGGCCGTGGGCGCTGCCATCCAGGGCGGTGTACTGACGGGCGAGGTGAAGGACGTGCTGCTGCTCGACGTAACCCCGCTGAGCCTCGGCATCGAAACGATGGGCGGCGTGATGACCAAGCTCATCGAAGCCAACACCACCATCCCGACCAAGAAATCGGAAACCTTCTCGACGGCTTCGGACAACCAGCCTTCGGTAGAGATTCACGTGTTGCAGGGCGAACGTCCGATGGCTTCGCAGAACCGCACCATCGGCCGCTTCCACCTCACCGACATTCCGCCGGCACCCCGCGGCGTTCCGCAAATCGAAGTAATCTTCGACATCGACGCCAACGGTATCCTGCACGTAACGGCTAAGGACAAAGGCACCGGCAAGGAGCAGAAGATCCGCATCGAAGCTTCGTCGGGTCTGTCCGACGCCGATATCGAGCGCATGCGCCAGGAGGCTCAGGCCAACGCCGACGCCGATAAAGCCGAGCGCGAGCGTATCGATAAGCTGAACCAGGCCGACTCGATGATCTTCCAGACCGAGAAGCAGCTGAAAGAGTACGGCGACAAACTGAGCGCCGGCAACAAATCGGCTATCGAATCGGCTTTGGCTGATTTGCGCTCGGCCCACGAAAGCAAAGACGTAGCCCGCGTTGACTCGGCTATGGAGGCCATCAACGCTGCTTGGCAGGCGGCTTCGCAGGAGATGTACGCCCAGAGCGGCGCGCAAGGTGGCCCGCAGGGCTACCCCGGCGGCGACGCCAGCGGCTTCCAGGGCGGCCAGCCCGGCGGCAACGGCCAGCAGGCCCAAGGCGCCCCGCACGACAACGTGACGGACGTAGATTACGAAGAAGTGGACGGCAACAAGTAATTGCTGCCAACCGCGAACTGTGGCGAAAAGGCCGGGGATCTGCTCCCCGGCCTTTTTGTTTTCACGGCCCTAGGTGCGCCGGCCTGCTGGCTGGCCGGCAAGCTTAAATAGTCAGTCGCGAATAACCGTTTACGTCTGGGCGTCATGCTGAGCCCCGCCGAAGCATGACGCCCAGACGTAGGCAGTT includes the following:
- a CDS encoding pseudouridine synthase, which encodes MRYILVNKPFEVLPQFTDEAGRATLKQFVAVPDVYPVGRLDYDSEGLMLLTDDKQMQFRLAEPRYKVPKTYWVQVEGVPTDEALEQLRRGVQIKDGFTAPAQVRLLPEVPEQVWERSKPVRFRANIPTSWIELTISEGMNRQVRKMTAAVGFPTLRLIRAGIATLTLSNLAPGQWRELVATEIQELKQLTAANLPGETAPARKKPTERYDPNFEQKVAARKAAQAARAGGKFGFSRGPKSAGGGRSAGGPGASGGRSAGAAPRGSKPTGGSTAPRPGGKPAGPGRSGNGRSSATGRGTRGSR
- the dnaK gene encoding molecular chaperone DnaK, giving the protein MGKIIGIDLGTTNSCVAVMEGNEPVVIPNSEGRRTTPSIVAFLDNGKGERKVGDPAKRQAITNPHNTIQSIKRFMGRRFSEVTEETKHVAYQLASGSNNTVGVQIGDRQYTPQEISAMVLQKMKQTAEDYLGQPVTEAVITVPAYFNDAQRQATKEAGAIAGLDVKRIINEPTAAALAYGLDKDHSNHKVAVYDLGGGTFDISILELDNGVFEVLSTNGDTHLGGDDFDQVIINFLADQFASENEGMDLRKDAMALQRLKEAAEKAKIELSSSTETEINLPYITATATGPKHLVVKLSRAKFEQLADSLIRRSMEPVRKALQDAGLSASDINDVILVGGSTRIPRIQEEVEKFFGKKPSKGVNPDEVVAVGAAIQGGVLTGEVKDVLLLDVTPLSLGIETMGGVMTKLIEANTTIPTKKSETFSTASDNQPSVEIHVLQGERPMASQNRTIGRFHLTDIPPAPRGVPQIEVIFDIDANGILHVTAKDKGTGKEQKIRIEASSGLSDADIERMRQEAQANADADKAERERIDKLNQADSMIFQTEKQLKEYGDKLSAGNKSAIESALADLRSAHESKDVARVDSAMEAINAAWQAASQEMYAQSGAQGGPQGYPGGDASGFQGGQPGGNGQQAQGAPHDNVTDVDYEEVDGNK
- a CDS encoding VWA domain-containing protein, with amino-acid sequence MLTTAYSPWFLLLCLAVGAGYAALLYSKRAPWSKALNYGLAFLRFALVSLLCWLLLGPIIRRNSTTEEAPTVVLAVDDSRSVPLYTADSTSLRRTLAGLDAMAARLRAAGYDVQLRTLDTAAPAQAAQLRFRQSATNLDQLLTGLQEGYQGRNLAAVVLASDGLANQGRPPVYADFTYPIYPLALGDTVPRRDLRVTDLRYNRVAFSGNRFPVEAEIGFDGFGSGSANVLIRENGRVLARQTVQLNPNRRLQRIQFQLTAAAPGKHRYEVFVEQQPGEFTLLNNARNAYVEVVKGRLRVLLAGAVPHPDLKALRAALIQNDNFEVTLVLPGIAPLRANQDYDVAVLHQLPSRTAEGRDIVQYVRTRRLPALYILGAQSDLGAYNNLGTGVRVSGGSGSEASPVLNPNFTRFTLDVGVASRLADYPQVPVTGTPQLGGGAEVILRQQVNGTRTNRPLLVVAGQAGQRQATLLTDGSWQWRLEEAATHDDRPTAYDGLMTRLLQLLTQDSRRKRLDVYPTQDAFNTTDEVTLGAETYNAVFERVYGQRIALTLTDEQNRPRTFSFTNRENGGPLNLGTLPGGLYRYTARATVAGQAQEDRGELLVQEQQLEAAASRADHNMLYQLAQRSGGRLYYPAQLQQLEQQLLQAKFKPVLYTQEDLKDLIDEKWLFFLLLALATAEWTIRRYSGSI
- a CDS encoding alpha/beta hydrolase, whose protein sequence is MLFVLANVVAFNHAWRFTHFSAEVGRHTANPEQLSLAEKLWVLATGICNPKPVNAGLPAFAYRTVKISSPNGRLESWYSPVPQARGTVALFHGYTSDKSRLLREAAYFRHLGYSVLLTDFAGAGGSEGYRITVGYREAYDVAAAVRWLQLQYPRQCIVLYGVSMGAVAILRAESELGVQAAANIIECPYGSMLQTAQNRFAFMGIPAFPMANLLVFWGGVQNGFWAYGLSAEAYAANIKTPTLLMWGTADPRVTRQETDAVFAALGGPKQRHDFAGSGHEPYWRKHEAEWRRTTEEFLLRTGTAAASTN